In the genome of Longimicrobium sp., one region contains:
- a CDS encoding PadR family transcriptional regulator, with product MFGRFHHCGPRECGPRGRGGPWAFAFGPGGWGGPGGGQWGGPGPGRGRMFGHGDLKFVILNLLSEKPRHGYEIIKELEDRFGGTYSPSPGTVYPTLALLEDLGYARSQTEEGNRKVFEITDEGRKYLEENKSTIDDIFDRVDDFGSFIGPVMHGLGRAFGGLGRATFRSAMRHQGDEQWIQRAKEILERAARDIEGLN from the coding sequence ATGTTCGGACGATTCCATCACTGCGGGCCCCGCGAGTGCGGCCCGCGCGGGCGTGGCGGGCCGTGGGCGTTCGCGTTCGGGCCGGGCGGGTGGGGCGGCCCCGGCGGTGGGCAGTGGGGCGGGCCGGGTCCCGGACGCGGCCGCATGTTCGGCCATGGCGACCTGAAGTTCGTGATCCTGAACCTGCTGTCCGAGAAGCCGCGCCACGGCTACGAGATCATCAAGGAGCTGGAAGACCGCTTCGGCGGCACCTACTCGCCCAGCCCGGGCACGGTGTACCCCACGCTGGCGCTGCTCGAGGACCTGGGCTACGCCCGCTCGCAGACCGAGGAGGGGAATCGCAAGGTGTTCGAGATCACCGACGAGGGGCGCAAGTACCTGGAAGAGAACAAGTCGACCATCGACGACATCTTCGACCGGGTGGACGACTTCGGCTCGTTCATCGGGCCGGTGATGCACGGGCTGGGGCGCGCGTTCGGCGGCCTGGGGCGCGCCACCTTCCGCTCGGCCATGCGCCATCAGGGCGACGAGCAGTGGATCCAGCGGGCCAAGGAGATCCTGGAGCGCGCCGCGCGCGACATCGAGGGGCTGAACTGA